In one Macrobrachium rosenbergii isolate ZJJX-2024 chromosome 53, ASM4041242v1, whole genome shotgun sequence genomic region, the following are encoded:
- the LOC136834415 gene encoding uncharacterized protein isoform X10 translates to MGLRHSKKSVDIQSSPKKNGSAAEPDVKVKEIGEDAGGVKVEDGKTGETIEQVAEKAASPNGDATADQTQLEAKAEEPKEEEKKEEAAPVAAAPAEKPEEAAPAPAQEEKKEAAPVVEAPKEEAAPVKEDTAPAPSEEPKVQDTAPVEETPEAEAEPLVVIDSAPVVKSEPVEEPLNKPEPAPVVESEPSPVEPEPSPVEPEPSPVPVVELEPAPVKSEPVVESESAPVTEPVVESESAPVTEPVIELEAEPLVELAPTPLVELEPAPVVELAPIPVAEPEPAPVIESASPVDLSETVPVEAPAAVEPTPVHESAPVLESAAREVSQFARSEEVVQVSHFNRESFVSNTVTEENHSFINESQRLETAPLVEESLTLVKSQVSDINTDKEIDEKDTKASSSLSSFMVEESLSLESHINNIEVKQVECKLAQESSFSVEKSISLVESQVSDKFVAVSDSFDKEMESKATEKSSVKLEELLTVEAKVSTNSEKIEATETSCVTESTESAISEPVEVSEVGCVSGDLKRVESADGTSDRCQPPTNQEQKEEVPAAEPATEQIEEPKVAAEEVAAAPAEEKKEEEKVEAAPAETKVPAAEPVKEEKKAEVEETVATTEAPVVESQPEQGVPEEPAQAQEASSPAVEKAPEPEAAPVVAEAVPEQEAAPVVQGESAAVKEDSSAVEESTPVIEVSTLANEASTPVVQESTPAEEPAPVAEESPVQEPAHIEEVTTPTQQSEITPSSELTTEQSADQDTTQQVLEAAANPVAKPKTGKQRKGKKTEAEEKKVEE, encoded by the exons GCCAAGGCTGAGGAaccaaaggaagaggaaaagaaagaggaggcTGCCCCCGTTGCTGCTGCCCCAGCAGAAAAGCCCGAAGAAGCTGCTCCCGCCCCAGcccaggaggagaagaaggaagctGCCCCTGTAGTGGAAGCTCCTAAGGAAGAGGCAGCGCCTGTTAAGGAG GATACAGCTCCAGCACCCTCTGAGGAACCCAAAGTCCAAGATACTGCACCTGTAGAAGAAActccagaagcagaagcagagCCTCTTGTAGTCATTGATAGTGCCCCAGTTGTTAAATCagagcctgttgaggagccacTTAATAAACCAGAGCCTGCCCCTGTAGTTGAATCAGAACCATCCCCAGTTGAACCAGAGCCATCCCCAGTTGAACCAGAGCCATCCCCAGTTCCAGTTGTTGAATTAGAGCCTGCCCCAGTTAAATCAGAACCAGTTGTTGAGTCAGAGTCCGCCCCAGTAACAGAACCAGTTGTTGAGTCAGAGTCCGCCCCAGTAACAGAACCAGTCATTGAACTGGAGGCAGAACCACTTGTTGAGTTGGCTCCCACCCCATTAGTTGAACTAGAGCCTGCCCCAGTTGTTGAATTGGCCCCCATCCCAGTTGCTGAACCAGAGCCTGCTCCAGTTATTGAATCTGCTTCTCCAGTTGATCTTAGTGAGACAGTGCCTGTTGAAGCACCTGCTGCTGTTGAACCCACACCCGTCCATGAATCCGCGCCTGTTTTAGAATCTGCTGCTCGTGAAGTAAGCCAATTTGCACGATCCGAAGAGGTTGTTCAGGTATCACATTTTAACAGGGAGTCTTTTGTTTCTAACACAGTTACTGAAGAGAATCATTCCTTTATTAATGAATCCCAAAGGTTGGAGACTGCCCCTTTAGTTGAAGAATCACTAACATTAGTCAAGTCCCAAGTTTCTGATATTAACACTGACAAGGAAATTGATGAAAAAGACACTAAggcatcatcttcattatcatctttTATGGTTGAGGAGTCACTGTCATTAGAATCTCACATTAATAACATTGAGGTTAAACAAGTGGAATGTAAGTTGGCTCAAGAGTCTTCCTTTTCAGTTGAGAAATCTATATCTCTAGTAGAGTCCCAGGTTAGTGATAAGTTTGTTGCAGTTTCTGACAGTTTTGATAAAGAAATGGAAAGCAAGGCCACTGAAAAGTCTTCTGTTAAATTAGAGGAATTGCTAACAGTAGAAGCCAAAGTTTCCACTAACTCTGAAAAAATTGAGGCGACTGAGACGTCATGTGTGACAGAAAGCACAGAGAGTGCCATATCAGAGCCTGTAGAGGTGAGCGAGGTGGGTTGCGTGAGTGGAGACTTAAAAAGGGTGGAGTCAGCCGATGGGACCAGTGACCGCTGCCAACCCCCTACTAATCAG GAACAAAAGGAAGAGGTCCCTGCTGCTGAACCTGCCACTGAACAGATAGAG GAACCCAAAGTTGCTGCTGAAGAAGTTGCTGCTGCACCAgctgaagagaagaaagaagaggagaag GTGGAAGCTGCCCCTGCTGAAACAAAAGTCCCTGCTGCTGAACCTgtcaaggaagaaaagaaggcaGAG GTGGAGGAAACCGTTGCCACTACAGAGGCTCCTGTTGTAGAGTCTCAGCCAGAGCAGGGAGTCCCTGAGGAACCTGCCCAAGCCCAGGAGGCATCCTCCCCTGCAGTAGAGAAGGCCCCTGAACCAGAGGCTGCCCCTGTAGTAGCAGAAGCAGTTCCTGAGCAGGAGGCTGCTCCTGTTGTTCAGGGAGAGAGTGCAGCTGTTAAGGAGGATAGTTCTGCAGTTGAGGAAAGTACTCCAGTAATAGAAGTTAGCACTCTTGCTAATGAGGCGAGCACCCCTGTAGTACAGGAAAGCACTCCTGCCGAGGAACCTGCCCCTGTTGCGGAGGAAAGCCCTGTTCAGGAGCCTGCTCACATTGAAGAAGTAACCACACCAACACAACAATCCGAAATTACTCCGTCCAGTGAGTTGACAACAGAACAGAGTGCAGATCAGGATACCACACAACAG GTTCTTGAGGCTGCTGCAAATCCTGTAGCTAAACCTAAGACAGGAAAACAGAGGAAGGGAAAG aaaactgaagcTGAGGAGaagaaagttgaagaataa
- the LOC136834415 gene encoding calphotin-like isoform X12: MECIRWLFSKFAKKAQPAKKAKAEEPKEEEKKEEAAPVAAAPAEKPEEAAPAPAQEEKKEAAPVVEAPKEEAAPVKEDTAPAPSEEPKVQDTAPVEETPEAEAEPLVVIDSAPVVKSEPVEEPLNKPEPAPVVESEPSPVEPEPSPVEPEPSPVPVVELEPAPVKSEPVVESESAPVTEPVVESESAPVTEPVIELEAEPLVELAPTPLVELEPAPVVELAPIPVAEPEPAPVIESASPVDLSETVPVEAPAAVEPTPVHESAPVLESAAREVSQFARSEEVVQVSHFNRESFVSNTVTEENHSFINESQRLETAPLVEESLTLVKSQVSDINTDKEIDEKDTKASSSLSSFMVEESLSLESHINNIEVKQVECKLAQESSFSVEKSISLVESQVSDKFVAVSDSFDKEMESKATEKSSVKLEELLTVEAKVSTNSEKIEATETSCVTESTESAISEPVEVSEVGCVSGDLKRVESADGTSDRCQPPTNQEQKEEVPAAEPATEQIEEPKVAAEEVAAAPAEEKKEEEKVEAAPAETKVPAAEPVKEEKKAEVEETVATTEAPVVESQPEQGVPEEPAQAQEASSPAVEKAPEPEAAPVVAEAVPEQEAAPVVQGESAAVKEDSSAVEESTPVIEVSTLANEASTPVVQESTPAEEPAPVAEESPVQEPAHIEEVTTPTQQSEITPSSELTTEQSADQDTTQQVLEAAANPVAKPKTGKQRKGKKTEAEEKKVEE; the protein is encoded by the exons GCCAAGGCTGAGGAaccaaaggaagaggaaaagaaagaggaggcTGCCCCCGTTGCTGCTGCCCCAGCAGAAAAGCCCGAAGAAGCTGCTCCCGCCCCAGcccaggaggagaagaaggaagctGCCCCTGTAGTGGAAGCTCCTAAGGAAGAGGCAGCGCCTGTTAAGGAG GATACAGCTCCAGCACCCTCTGAGGAACCCAAAGTCCAAGATACTGCACCTGTAGAAGAAActccagaagcagaagcagagCCTCTTGTAGTCATTGATAGTGCCCCAGTTGTTAAATCagagcctgttgaggagccacTTAATAAACCAGAGCCTGCCCCTGTAGTTGAATCAGAACCATCCCCAGTTGAACCAGAGCCATCCCCAGTTGAACCAGAGCCATCCCCAGTTCCAGTTGTTGAATTAGAGCCTGCCCCAGTTAAATCAGAACCAGTTGTTGAGTCAGAGTCCGCCCCAGTAACAGAACCAGTTGTTGAGTCAGAGTCCGCCCCAGTAACAGAACCAGTCATTGAACTGGAGGCAGAACCACTTGTTGAGTTGGCTCCCACCCCATTAGTTGAACTAGAGCCTGCCCCAGTTGTTGAATTGGCCCCCATCCCAGTTGCTGAACCAGAGCCTGCTCCAGTTATTGAATCTGCTTCTCCAGTTGATCTTAGTGAGACAGTGCCTGTTGAAGCACCTGCTGCTGTTGAACCCACACCCGTCCATGAATCCGCGCCTGTTTTAGAATCTGCTGCTCGTGAAGTAAGCCAATTTGCACGATCCGAAGAGGTTGTTCAGGTATCACATTTTAACAGGGAGTCTTTTGTTTCTAACACAGTTACTGAAGAGAATCATTCCTTTATTAATGAATCCCAAAGGTTGGAGACTGCCCCTTTAGTTGAAGAATCACTAACATTAGTCAAGTCCCAAGTTTCTGATATTAACACTGACAAGGAAATTGATGAAAAAGACACTAAggcatcatcttcattatcatctttTATGGTTGAGGAGTCACTGTCATTAGAATCTCACATTAATAACATTGAGGTTAAACAAGTGGAATGTAAGTTGGCTCAAGAGTCTTCCTTTTCAGTTGAGAAATCTATATCTCTAGTAGAGTCCCAGGTTAGTGATAAGTTTGTTGCAGTTTCTGACAGTTTTGATAAAGAAATGGAAAGCAAGGCCACTGAAAAGTCTTCTGTTAAATTAGAGGAATTGCTAACAGTAGAAGCCAAAGTTTCCACTAACTCTGAAAAAATTGAGGCGACTGAGACGTCATGTGTGACAGAAAGCACAGAGAGTGCCATATCAGAGCCTGTAGAGGTGAGCGAGGTGGGTTGCGTGAGTGGAGACTTAAAAAGGGTGGAGTCAGCCGATGGGACCAGTGACCGCTGCCAACCCCCTACTAATCAG GAACAAAAGGAAGAGGTCCCTGCTGCTGAACCTGCCACTGAACAGATAGAG GAACCCAAAGTTGCTGCTGAAGAAGTTGCTGCTGCACCAgctgaagagaagaaagaagaggagaag GTGGAAGCTGCCCCTGCTGAAACAAAAGTCCCTGCTGCTGAACCTgtcaaggaagaaaagaaggcaGAG GTGGAGGAAACCGTTGCCACTACAGAGGCTCCTGTTGTAGAGTCTCAGCCAGAGCAGGGAGTCCCTGAGGAACCTGCCCAAGCCCAGGAGGCATCCTCCCCTGCAGTAGAGAAGGCCCCTGAACCAGAGGCTGCCCCTGTAGTAGCAGAAGCAGTTCCTGAGCAGGAGGCTGCTCCTGTTGTTCAGGGAGAGAGTGCAGCTGTTAAGGAGGATAGTTCTGCAGTTGAGGAAAGTACTCCAGTAATAGAAGTTAGCACTCTTGCTAATGAGGCGAGCACCCCTGTAGTACAGGAAAGCACTCCTGCCGAGGAACCTGCCCCTGTTGCGGAGGAAAGCCCTGTTCAGGAGCCTGCTCACATTGAAGAAGTAACCACACCAACACAACAATCCGAAATTACTCCGTCCAGTGAGTTGACAACAGAACAGAGTGCAGATCAGGATACCACACAACAG GTTCTTGAGGCTGCTGCAAATCCTGTAGCTAAACCTAAGACAGGAAAACAGAGGAAGGGAAAG aaaactgaagcTGAGGAGaagaaagttgaagaataa
- the LOC136834415 gene encoding calphotin-like isoform X11, whose protein sequence is MECIRWLFSKFAKKAQPAKKATALVTAYDPLQEIVVLKTPDPRSPELTETYYYFQEAKAEEPKEEEKKEEAAPVAAAPAEKPEEAAPAPAQEEKKEAAPVVEAPKEEAAPVKEDTAPAPSEEPKVQDTAPVEETPEAEAEPLVVIDSAPVVKSEPVEEPLNKPEPAPVVESEPSPVEPEPSPVEPEPSPVPVVELEPAPVKSEPVVESESAPVTEPVVESESAPVTEPVIELEAEPLVELAPTPLVELEPAPVVELAPIPVAEPEPAPVIESASPVDLSETVPVEAPAAVEPTPVHESAPVLESAAREVSQFARSEEVVQVSHFNRESFVSNTVTEENHSFINESQRLETAPLVEESLTLVKSQVSDINTDKEIDEKDTKASSSLSSFMVEESLSLESHINNIEVKQVECKLAQESSFSVEKSISLVESQVSDKFVAVSDSFDKEMESKATEKSSVKLEELLTVEAKVSTNSEKIEATETSCVTESTESAISEPVEVSEVGCVSGDLKRVESADGTSDRCQPPTNQEQKEEVPAAEPATEQIEEPKVAAEEVAAAPAEEKKEEEKVEAAPAETKVPAAEPVKEEKKAEVEETVATTEAPVVESQPEQGVPEEPAQAQEASSPAVEKAPEPEAAPVVAEAVPEQEAAPVVQGESAAVKEDSSAVEESTPVIEVSTLANEASTPVVQESTPAEEPAPVAEESPVQEPAHIEEVTTPTQQSEITPSSELTTEQSADQDTTQQVLEAAANPVAKPKTGKQRKGKKTEAEEKKVEE, encoded by the exons GCCAAGGCTGAGGAaccaaaggaagaggaaaagaaagaggaggcTGCCCCCGTTGCTGCTGCCCCAGCAGAAAAGCCCGAAGAAGCTGCTCCCGCCCCAGcccaggaggagaagaaggaagctGCCCCTGTAGTGGAAGCTCCTAAGGAAGAGGCAGCGCCTGTTAAGGAG GATACAGCTCCAGCACCCTCTGAGGAACCCAAAGTCCAAGATACTGCACCTGTAGAAGAAActccagaagcagaagcagagCCTCTTGTAGTCATTGATAGTGCCCCAGTTGTTAAATCagagcctgttgaggagccacTTAATAAACCAGAGCCTGCCCCTGTAGTTGAATCAGAACCATCCCCAGTTGAACCAGAGCCATCCCCAGTTGAACCAGAGCCATCCCCAGTTCCAGTTGTTGAATTAGAGCCTGCCCCAGTTAAATCAGAACCAGTTGTTGAGTCAGAGTCCGCCCCAGTAACAGAACCAGTTGTTGAGTCAGAGTCCGCCCCAGTAACAGAACCAGTCATTGAACTGGAGGCAGAACCACTTGTTGAGTTGGCTCCCACCCCATTAGTTGAACTAGAGCCTGCCCCAGTTGTTGAATTGGCCCCCATCCCAGTTGCTGAACCAGAGCCTGCTCCAGTTATTGAATCTGCTTCTCCAGTTGATCTTAGTGAGACAGTGCCTGTTGAAGCACCTGCTGCTGTTGAACCCACACCCGTCCATGAATCCGCGCCTGTTTTAGAATCTGCTGCTCGTGAAGTAAGCCAATTTGCACGATCCGAAGAGGTTGTTCAGGTATCACATTTTAACAGGGAGTCTTTTGTTTCTAACACAGTTACTGAAGAGAATCATTCCTTTATTAATGAATCCCAAAGGTTGGAGACTGCCCCTTTAGTTGAAGAATCACTAACATTAGTCAAGTCCCAAGTTTCTGATATTAACACTGACAAGGAAATTGATGAAAAAGACACTAAggcatcatcttcattatcatctttTATGGTTGAGGAGTCACTGTCATTAGAATCTCACATTAATAACATTGAGGTTAAACAAGTGGAATGTAAGTTGGCTCAAGAGTCTTCCTTTTCAGTTGAGAAATCTATATCTCTAGTAGAGTCCCAGGTTAGTGATAAGTTTGTTGCAGTTTCTGACAGTTTTGATAAAGAAATGGAAAGCAAGGCCACTGAAAAGTCTTCTGTTAAATTAGAGGAATTGCTAACAGTAGAAGCCAAAGTTTCCACTAACTCTGAAAAAATTGAGGCGACTGAGACGTCATGTGTGACAGAAAGCACAGAGAGTGCCATATCAGAGCCTGTAGAGGTGAGCGAGGTGGGTTGCGTGAGTGGAGACTTAAAAAGGGTGGAGTCAGCCGATGGGACCAGTGACCGCTGCCAACCCCCTACTAATCAG GAACAAAAGGAAGAGGTCCCTGCTGCTGAACCTGCCACTGAACAGATAGAG GAACCCAAAGTTGCTGCTGAAGAAGTTGCTGCTGCACCAgctgaagagaagaaagaagaggagaag GTGGAAGCTGCCCCTGCTGAAACAAAAGTCCCTGCTGCTGAACCTgtcaaggaagaaaagaaggcaGAG GTGGAGGAAACCGTTGCCACTACAGAGGCTCCTGTTGTAGAGTCTCAGCCAGAGCAGGGAGTCCCTGAGGAACCTGCCCAAGCCCAGGAGGCATCCTCCCCTGCAGTAGAGAAGGCCCCTGAACCAGAGGCTGCCCCTGTAGTAGCAGAAGCAGTTCCTGAGCAGGAGGCTGCTCCTGTTGTTCAGGGAGAGAGTGCAGCTGTTAAGGAGGATAGTTCTGCAGTTGAGGAAAGTACTCCAGTAATAGAAGTTAGCACTCTTGCTAATGAGGCGAGCACCCCTGTAGTACAGGAAAGCACTCCTGCCGAGGAACCTGCCCCTGTTGCGGAGGAAAGCCCTGTTCAGGAGCCTGCTCACATTGAAGAAGTAACCACACCAACACAACAATCCGAAATTACTCCGTCCAGTGAGTTGACAACAGAACAGAGTGCAGATCAGGATACCACACAACAG GTTCTTGAGGCTGCTGCAAATCCTGTAGCTAAACCTAAGACAGGAAAACAGAGGAAGGGAAAG aaaactgaagcTGAGGAGaagaaagttgaagaataa